TGGGCCTCTTATTCGTCAAACTATGGAGAGCATACTTGTTTCCTATTTGCACAGCTAATGTTTCCAAATTTGAGTGCTGAGCAATTCTGCAGCAGAGTGATTATTTCAGTCAATAGTAACTGTCTCAAGCATAATTACATTTCTACTTGGGCTATctttattatctaaagaaaTGGGCTACCTTCAcagtaatgttttttttattgttatcattgCAACAATTAATACTTTGTTTAGTAACAAGTGCATAAAATTTGCATTGAACAGGTTTTGTGTGACAAGGACAGAACACCAAAAAAGGTATTTCCTCCtacatgtaatatattttttaaatcacAATTCACCAGGATAATAAGCGTTGCAATCTACAAGTtacattcttttcttttctttttttggaaaAACAAACAATTTAACAGGCACAAGTGATGGGACATTTGGAGCGAAGAATTTTAGAAGTGAATAGGAAGAGGATCAAAGTTGTAAAGCCTGGATCCAAGGCATCATTCCCAACTACAGAAGTGCGAGGAACATATGTTCCACCCTTCCATGTAAATTCTTGCATGAACTTGGAAAATAAAATGTTCATTTTAGAATGTATAATCCCTGTCCTACGCAAATTTATAACTAAAGCTAACTGTTCATTGAATCTTTCAGGTTGAGCTATATCGCAACGATCAGCACCGCTTCAAGATTGTTGTTGATGGTGAGAGCGAAGTTGACTTGATGGTGCAAACTCGGCACATGCGAGACGTCATCATTCTGGTGATTAGAGGTCTTGCTCAAAAGTTCAACAGCACATCTCTCAACTCACTCCTCAAGATAGAAGCATGAAGATCGAGTTGCCAACCTGATATAACTTACAGTATGAAACCGATTAGAAAAGGTTGTTCAGTATCGATTCAAGTTGTTTAGTTTGGAGGATGTGTAATATTTATAGGATTTGGAGCGTGGCAGCTTTTGTGTATGGGTGTGGTTGAGTGTGttaaagtttttctttttctcaaatCAGGAGCGGGTTGCTCTTCTGACCCTGGTTTTCCATACTCATGAAATGTACATAGGAAAGGGAGGGTTGGTGATATGGTGTTGCATTAATATACAAGTTGTGTATGCAATTCTCATATTAGGCTATATGATTGATTGGGAagattttctgttttttttggcTCGTCATCGTTGGTTTCATATACAAAATTCGAAATGGAAATATGTACGAGTGATGGTTATTGAAGTGTCCATTCTATTTTAATTCTTTGCGCGTTGTGAGGTAATCTCATCGTGGTGTAGGCTTACAGCAGTAAGATGCGTCGCCACGTTGTTTCACATTGCAAAATCCATTTCTGCAATTGCAAGCAATGGGCTTCAAGTTCTTGATTATTTCAGTTCATGACTCGGCATAGCACCAGCAAAGGAGCAACTGGTAAAGTGGCACATCCACTTCAGTGTCGATGCAAGCAACTCATTCCAGCCTACAGGAACAGTAAATCCAGGTTCATTTACTCATTTTTCTGTGGTTGAAAAATACCAAGATTTCCATTTTTCTTACTGCTCCACATAATTCCTATTTCCCATTCTCTTGCACTTATTCCAGCCTACAGGGACAGTAAATCCAGGTTCATTTACTCATTTTTCTGCGGTTGAAAAAATACCAagatttccatttttttttactgctcCACATAATTCCTCTTTCCCATTCTCTTGCTCACTATATATGCCTGTCAATTTTTTTGACAGAACATGCATCAAGTCACCACCAACAACATTTGCAGCTGCATCCAAGAACATTGCATGCAGAGGTGAGCATCTTATCCACATTGGCAGGCTCTAACCAGGAGATGCCACATCAGCAGCAAGGATCTGTAACCTATCCATGAGTGGCCACTGCAGTCCACAAGCTCCCCTTGTGGCTCCCATTCCACATCTCCTCCAAGAATTAAAGCCCAATGCATCTCCATGGTGGCACTTgacattatttttttcctcgaaacTCAGCtgcaaggagaaggagaaggtaGGCTCCAGCCATGGCTTCCCAGCTCTCCGCCGCCACATCCGTGCCGCAGTTCCATGGCCTCCGGACCTACTCCTCTCCTAGGTCCATGGTCAGTTCCTTCTATGATCCAATGCTATCAAATTATTTTCCTTTGTAACGAAAAGTATAACTAGAGATGCATACAATTACACATTCCTAATTGTCCCTGGTTCTTGATTAATCACAGGTGACGCTGCCATCGTTGAGGATGAGCAAGAAGAGGTCCCAGGGCATCCGGTGCGACTACATCGGCTCAGCCACCAACGTTGTAAGAACACACACACTGAATTAATTTATCAGTGTGGTTAATTAGCTGAATTCAACGACGTGATTAGGCTTGATGTGAATGGAATGTGATGGGCAATTTATTTGGGGGGGCGATGCAGATcatggtgacgacgacgacgctgatGCTGTTCGCGGGGAGGTTCGGGCTGGCGCCGTCGGCGAACAGGAAGTCGACGGCGGGGCTGAAGCTGGAGGCGCGCGACTCCGGCCTGCAGACCGGCGACCCCGCCGGGTTCACGCTCGCCGACACGCTGGCCTGCGGCGCCGTCGGCCACATCatgggcgtcggcgtcgtcctcgGCCTCAAGAACATCGGCGTCCTGGACCAGATCATCGGCTAATCAAATTCATTAAGCTAGTCACACGAATCAATACTCCTATGTGTAATCGATGCATGAGTGCCTGTGTGATGGACGATGTAATGATCATGTAAATTGTGCGTGGAATCAGTGCTTATCTAGCTTAATTTTGTTTCTGTCAACCAATGGAATGTTTCTTGATGCAGAGCTTTGTTGTTGGATCTTCGAGGAAGAAAATGTTTTTGATTGCTTGGTTTTAAAGTTCTAAACACGAAACCTTTTCCTCTTAATGTTTATTTTGTACATCCCTATGCCATTTTTTGTCACCTGAAAGTTGTACATTTTTGCAACTGCAAAATTACATGAGCTTTCACATAGGCTTCAAGAGGCAAGAGCTAATTGGTTTCTTTCTGCTGAGCAAATCCTGATTAATTTGGATACTGAAAGATTAATCAGCAAAGATGAAAGGAAAGAGGAGGACAACATGCATGATTCCACGAAATAAATCAACAAGATACTGAAATAAACAAATTTTGGGAGGAGTCAGAATTGGAACGACATTCAGCAGTGTCCCTAGACACTGCATGCACGGATCCTCATGACTGGGCGTCAGTTTAGTATCGATTCAAGTTGTTAGTTTGGAAATCACCAAAGAAGAAATGAAAGAGGAGAACAGCATGCAAAATTCCACGAAatataacaagataataaacaagAGCTGCAAAAAGAGATGAAGTGCAAATTTTGGGACGAGTCAGAATTGGAATGATATTCAGCAGTGACACAGTGTATCTAtcttcatcctcctccctcaAATTAACCAATGTTATTTCATACAAAAACTATCTGACAGAACAAAAATCACATCATCGAGAAAAAAGAATTGCATAACAACTACTGACACCAAGAAAAAAGAGCAGACCAAGGAGTAGAGAAAGAAAGTCTAAGGGTAATACGGAACTTTTTCTAATATAAAAGTAATGGTAAAATTAAGCTCCAAAAATTTGAACAAGTCTTATCGTAAACATCAAATATATATCTACAATTGAAGCGAGGTGTGATAAATATTGTCAAACcctgtattttattttatttcgaTCGGGAGGGTTACTGGAATTTGCGTCATCTTTATGCAGGTTAGAAATTCCGATTTAGGTTGTGAGATCCATGTTTGAAAACATGGCGGTCGAACGAGGGAGAAAATTGAATGTACTTGTTCTAAGTACACATGGCATTTCTTTTTAAtttccatgcatatatatatagtctactCTCTCTCGgtttcaaaataaatcaacctaAGCTTAGGATGAGATATAAACCTACCATAGTAAATTTGGAGAGATGCCTGAATCTATCACCACGCAATCTATACTTTCTGTAAGAGTTTGTGTCGGTTATATGTATAAAGTCGGTTACaatttaggacttggagttgtaataggtattaggactaaagtatgagtcggactctatcctaggatcTCTCTCTTAAATACAGAGGTGTGCCTGTTATAACCGCATGGCGACTTaacatagcgagagggagcggctgccggcggcgtctggccgtgagtcgttgtaactctgatatgTTATATATGCTAATCagggaggagcgcccgtaatcagtgccccggagatgtaggcctcaGCTGAACTCCGTGCCAAATATCGTGTCTTGGTGTCGTCATtgtgtttggatctcctatggcatTTCTTCTGCGTTTAGCTACTGATGTCAATTTCGGGGTtggttttataacaagtggtatcaaagCATGCGGGAGATCCATGGTAGAGGTACGAGTGAGGTGCTCCATGCTGCGACAACTACACAGGGTGTCAAGAAACGGACATGGACGCTAGGTGGAACATGGTGGCGATCAACGGAATTTGATCGATGGAATCGGATACTTCAGACGGCAGTCTGAACAGTTTGATGGTTGCTTTCAACAAGGAGACGACCAGATGTGGTGCTCGGGTTGATGGCGGCGGAAGCGATTGGTGAACCAATCTGTGGGTCGGACACTTCGGGCGGGTGGCTCGAACTTTCCGGTGAGCTACTCTCAACAGGGAGACATGTGGCCACACGCTCGGGGTTGATTGAAGCTGGAGGCAATCGACGTTCTCGGTCGGTGGAATCGAACACTCCGGGAGGGCTGGCCCGGGTCTTTCGATGAGTTGTGTTCGACAGGGAGACGGCTAGACGTAACGCTCGGGTCATTCGGCGACTGGAAAGACGACATGCGATTTGTCGGCTTCCGCTTGCAACTAGATTGACGGTGGTCAATCGGAGGTCAGAGCGGATTTATTGGTGACGAAATCCGGACAGCAGGAACACGGCATGGTGTGGTTGTTGTGTAGGTGCTGACAGTATTCGGCGCGGGCCGGCTCCGGtcagcggaggcggcgacggcacgcAAAGGAGCAGCACACAGAGGAGGCCAGAAGCACAATTGGATGGCACGGTGATATGCTGTCATGCATGATTAGCGATGCATGGTTAACtaattttgcatgcatgcatgctggtaCATTAGTTAAATGCATGTAATGATCCATAGGTGCATGCGCGCGGCAGGGAGGCCCATTGTGCTTAGGTCCATGCATGGAGCAGCAAGTTCTTGGTATCGGATCGAATCAGGGTCGCGGATGATGTACAGTTTGTGTAGCTGTTGGAGGTCGATTCGGTTGCGGAGTTGCTTCTCAACTTGGAGTCGTGATGGACGTGGAGATCAGCACGGAGGCTAGGTGGCTGGGATTGGACACGTATTTCAATGGGACTCGTTCACCAAGCCGAGTTGATCACTCACATGGACATTTCGTCTAGGGCTAGATTGAGATCATGGATTGACAACAAAAATAACTGTGCATCAGGGCTTCTGCATTATGATTCGAAGGCAAGGCTGTGGTGGGGCAGGAGTGTGGCAAAGGTGTGTGAAGGAAAAATCCTGGACAACAACGGGTGAAAACGTTAAGGGTATCAACGGACTGTTTGGCAGTACAGGATATATCCAGGATCTGTGGGGTTTGCATGATGGGGATATATGAAATATGCGTCGCTGAAGAGGAAGAGTGAGCGCTATGGTGGTAATTTCTTCGGATGATTCAAAGCAACGGTGATTTTCCCAGATTATTAGGAATTCAGTCTACGGATGCGGGAAAGCATGGATGTTAGATTTATTAGCTCGGTTCATAAGACGACAAGGAAGAAAGGGTTCTCTTCAAGTCTGGTGAGTTTGATTTATCTATTTGGTGGTGACGTGGGTTATCTGGCCATGGATTAGATCAAGTCAAATTTAAGACGGTAGATGGAGTTGAACATGGTCTTTAAGAAGTCTATGATGTGAAAGCTAGGAAGGAATTCAATTTCGCTTGGCAAGACAACTGTGGTGATACGAGAGAAGGTGGagcactgttgcaggtggagtcaAAAGGAAGAAATCGCAAGGATAGTGAAGTCTCTTGTTTACGGTGAGCCTGGTAGAGGCTTGTCGGGGTAGAAATGCGTGAGTGGCGAAAAAGGATCGACTCAAGTCCGGGTACACGGAGGTTCGCGCAAGGAACAAATTCAGGTTGGCATGGCatattcgccaaggtggagtttgttagagtttgtgtcgaatatgtgtacaaAGTCAGctacagtttaggacttggagttgtaataggtattaggacTAGAGTAAGAGTCGGACTCTCTCCTAGggtctctcttaaatagagaggggtgCCTAttgtaaccgcatggcgacttagtatagcgagagggagcggctgctgGCAGCGTCCAGCCGTGAGTcattgtaactctgatacgttGTATATGctgatcggggaggagcgctcGTAACCAGTGCCCCAGAGATGTAGGCCTTGGTTGAACTCCATTAccaaatatcgtgcctcggtgtcgtcattgtgtttggatctcctatggcgcTTCTTCCACGTTTAGCTACCGATGTTAATTTCGGGGCTGGTTTTATAACACTTTCTATAAAGCTATAGCCCGCTAAGTccaaagcttaacatgcaaccatgccacatcataacccactagcaataattacatatttaacctCATGCAAACATACATCATCTACAATTTATtcaattctacaaatcaacatgcaagcataccCAATCAtctctaaagctcaacatgcaaccatgccacatcatcatctactagcaataattacatatttaacctcatgcaagcatacaacatCATCTACAATTTATTCAATTCTACAAATTAACATGCAAGTATATCCAATCATCACCCCTCATATCATTtgcacaatattttaacaaatttattttttatttctataatatttaacatataattATCAATATGCTTCACATTAAAGAACGGgtatcatttgtttgtttcatgatatgtatggaaaaaccctaatatttatttttttcctttttacttcTAGCTTGAttgttgaaaaaatatattgagaaaTGGTTAGTAATTCCTGCAGTAAAGCACGGGGAATCAcctagtaataataataataataatggttGTCTCCGTTTGGGGAGGTACACGAAGATTCAAGTAGAGGAACGGGAAATTCTATGCATGTGCAATTAATTaagcagtactccctccgttttatattataagactttctagcattgtccatattcatatagatgttatgtctagaactttctagcattgtccatattcatatagatgttatgtctagattaattaacatctatagaatatggacaatgctagaaagtcttataatatgaaacggaggaaatactaATTAATTTGTAAATCTAGACTAAAGTTAAGGGTATGAAACTAattgggaaaaaagaaaaaaaaaagagagagaacatACTACTACTAACAAGCTGGTAGAGTATGGATACTAGTCTGTATATGCATGGAACTAGTTGGAGTAGTAGTAGACTAGCAGTACCTGTAGATACGGccgattttatttttatttttttggatggGTGGGGGGAGGTGGCCTATAGCTGCTGCTAGTACTCCTCCGAAAGCAGATCTTCTGACTTACTGCATATGCAGTTGagtcactgatatgtgggtcccatttTACTATggtccacatgtaagtgactCAACTGCACAGAGGATCCCACCACGTACTCCTCCTGTCCTCCCCTAGGTAGCCCTAGAGTACGAGGAGCAGACTATGTATGGCAGCTTGTTTCTGGCCGAGGCCAGCCACGCTAGACGATTGCTCAATAGCTAAAACTTAAActttaaaaacataattttagtatatgttttttctctttttgattCATTTTGTAGCATTTTTAAGTCATTTAACGATTCACCATGTTTAATGATTATAAGGATATGCCTCCTACAAGCTAGTTTTAGACATGTAGGGCTCATTTAGAACACGGTATTCtaaaaacaaagaaagataaAAGACACGGGGAAAAAGTGTTATGCTAATTGAATTCTTATGGacattaataatatatataggaATGCTTCGAAACTGTTGTTTGGATGACACAGCGAAAAAAGTTACAAAGTTAACTTTGTGCCATAGGAATAAGAAAATATGATAATGCTAGTTTTCTTTCGAAATTCCTACATATGAAATGGCCCATTTCATAGGGACTTTAAATGATTTGGAAGACATATTCTTTTGTTCCAAAGGAGCACATACGAAATTTTTCCATAGGAATCTAGTTCTCCAAAATTCCTTAGTTTCCCATTGTTCAAAAGGAGCCCCTGATGACATTTTCGTGAATACGTGACTTCACAAATATAGAGCCAGAGAATGGAGAATTaagatgccattttcaaccaagGTCCTTTTTTGATGGAACAAGATAGGATTGCAAATCCCATAGGATGTTTTACTGTTCATGCCTTTGGATGCAGGAATTGGCCATAGGCAAATCATAGGAAGCAATTCCTTTCCTTCAGTGGTTACTGaatcaacatcccaaatcataAAATCCCCACAAAATATTCACAAATCAAATTGTTGCCATGCTGGTGAGAACCACCGTCGGCTCCATGTCAGGGAAGGGGGGGAGCAGCACCGCCGGGAAGGGAGAGCAGTAGCAGCTGCCATCGCCAcgctggggggagggggagggaggaagcAGCACCAGCCACCGCCACGCCAGGGAgggggagcagcagcagccgctgcCGCAACACCGGGTAgggggagcagccgccgcctccatgccggtggagagagagaaggcggAGAAAAAGAGAGGCGAAAAGACAAAGATGTGTGGGTGAAGAAAAGGAGGAGATAAGGGAGACAAAAAAAGTAAGGGTGGCGAAAAAAAAGGTTCGTTTGATTCGATTGGATAAGATTGGCTCAATCCGCATAAAAGTGTCGATTTATCAGCTCGGAACAACACCTATGACTGACAGTCATATATGTGTCGGTTTTTAGCTGGAACCAGCATCTTTCTCTGACAAAAAATATGTGTCAGTTCCaattaaaaaccggcacctatttatatacaaaggtgccggttcttgcTATTGGTGTCCTTGTGGGCTCTTAGGTGCTGATTCTTGCCATTGGTGTCCTTGCGGGCACATGTTTAGGACGAAGGTTATACCATTTCCATCACCTATAGTGCCGACTTAATTATATGTccctttctgtagtagtgaccGCTTTACATCCACAATCTTACCATATTCGTATGTTTTATCtattcctgttttttttttcaaccctAGAGCCCAGCGTGAACATGGAACaccgatttttttaaaataaaaatatcctAGGGAATTGCTAGATTTCATGGGCGGGCTAGCTAGCTTCGGTTCTTTTAAGTTAcaatttatctattatatatggttttattttattgaaattctcttttcatgtatttttaaagtttttatgAGTGACTATAAGTTTatttcatgtatttttttattctttttgttAGGATAATTTATTTAGAGAAGAGACTTCGCCTAAAATCTAAACACTCCGTAATAGATAATGTACATGTTTGAGAGCTTCTTTGTAATGCATGATTCACAGGAACATGAATAGgaaaatgtaatttttttttataaatgatgTAAGTCGTAAATTTGAGACGACGATCATGTAACTTTTTGCCAACTTTGGATGGAGGTTCTCTAATAAAATTCTATAGTTATAGGATCTTTATCTTGTGTTGGTGTCTACTAGTTTGTGCTTgccatttgttttgtttttgcaattgtGAACTTTAGGTGTGAGTTTCTTTTGTGTGAATTCTGTAATAGTTGGCTGTAGCTCTTGAGCAAAGGCTGACtcattccattattaaaaaaatgaatagaaAAATGCAGGAATTAAATGCCATGCTTTTTTGAATACCAATGTCCTCGTTGTTTTGCTTTCTGCTGCTTATTCCAGAATATAAAGATTTTTAGAGTTGGATATGGTATTAAGAAAGTACGTAAAATTAAATAGGAAAATGTTATAAATGTATGAGAAGAGGAGGTAGGTGAAAAATAGGTTGTGATTTGGTGGGAAGAGAATATTGTgaataatttattatatttaggACAAACCTTAAGGGCTACaaattataatattttgggatgaagggagtacttaTCAGCCGtggctaaaatttaaattttaaaactcgATATTTTTAGTTGATTTACAAAATTTAccctgcaattttttttaattgtgtaCATGCTGTTTTTCTGCAATTTGAGTCACAGGCAAAACGATCAGAAGCCCACATGATTTTTGAAACACAAGAATATTTGAGGTAATGACGCTGGATGGTTCGCACGAAATAAACTTTGTTTTCCTTTGAAATGAAAGGGTAGGAAATTAAACTATTTCATAAGCTTTATCAAGCTTAGGCCCATATTATTTACCGAATTATTACATCGGATTATCTATTTGATAATAGagataaattatatatttttgtaaataaattTGTATAGTATAGAAAAATTAATCCCAACGATACGGTagagaaagtttttttttctaagaaaacATATTTCTAGAACTGTGGATAAAATATAATCCGACGAAATATATAGAAAGAACAGGGCATTATTCTTCTAGTCCAAAAGAGCGTGCATGCAAGTATAAAATCCTTGTGAACTCCAATAATCTAAAGTTTTCATGAGAAATCCTCCAAATCCAAATTAAGGAACAGCTAGAACGAGCTTCGCTACTAGTATTCGTAATTTCGTACGAAATCTATTGCTAGTTCCTATAGTCATGACGCATTGGAGCATGGCGAGCCACATAGTAGAGTAGACTCTAAGGAGTAAGGGTGTGTTCACTTTTATTCGGCTTAAAGTTTTTAgatatatggacacatatttaaattattaaacgtagactaataatacaaattacagattcgcctgtaaactgtgagacaaatttattaagcctagttaatccgttattagcaaatgtttactgtagcattacattatcaaatcattgcGTAAttactaattaggctcaaaagattcgtctcgtaatttacatgtaaactgtgcaattgattttttctcacatttatTATCCTATGTatatgtctaaatatttgatgtgatgtttttgagaaatttttttttatataaacaaggCCTCACTAGCGCGATAGATTTTTACACGAATTGTTGCTTGCTCGCTCTCGGAGTAGAGTGACTAGCAATAGGCATATGCTTGGGCAGGGCTAGGGCATGGTGTAAATCAATCATCCGAccgaagcaagcaagcaacaacTCCCAAGGGAGCTTATAGCCACTGTGGCACCCATATCAGATCCACTCTTGTCTGCCACACTCATCATCATCTAGGCCCTGTTTAAATCCCTCTCAAATTTTTTTACCCTATCACATGGAATGTTTGAATActcgcataaaatattaaatataggctaaaaaataactaattacataaattgcgactaatttacgagacgaatcttttaagcctaattgtttcatgatttgataatatggtgctacagtaaacatttgctaataacgaattaattaggcttaatatattcatctcacaatttacagacagattatgtaatttgttttattattagactacgtttaatactttaaatatgtgcccgtatatctgatgtgatacTCCAAAACTTTCCACCCCTAATCTAAACACCCCTCTATTACTCC
The window above is part of the Oryza sativa Japonica Group chromosome 7, ASM3414082v1 genome. Proteins encoded here:
- the LOC4342404 gene encoding photosystem I reaction center subunit psaK, chloroplastic, giving the protein MASQLSAATSVPQFHGLRTYSSPRSMVTLPSLRMSKKRSQGIRCDYIGSATNVIMVTTTTLMLFAGRFGLAPSANRKSTAGLKLEARDSGLQTGDPAGFTLADTLACGAVGHIMGVGVVLGLKNIGVLDQIIG